The Nicotiana tomentosiformis chromosome 2, ASM39032v3, whole genome shotgun sequence genome includes the window GCTCccgtaaaagaaaataaaaggggGGTATCATGAAAAGATATATTAACCGCAAGAAATTTCACAGGGCCTCCGCTGGAGTCTTGATTTTGTAGTTGATAAAGTAAGGtgcgaaaaattaataaattcctTAGCTTTTTCGTCTATTAGCTCTAAGTATTCTTTGCGTGATTGCATTATAATATTATTTTGGAGACAATAACTTCGTACGTATAATATATTGATTCCTAAAGATTACTTGTTGAATTATACAAATGATTTGCACTTGAAGTCAGGAGTAGTAAAAGCTGGGTGTCTCTGTCGGTGGTAATAGTGAAGAGAACCTAAAATTGTTTATCTTACACTCAAACGTCAGTTACAGAGCGAAGCATGctaatttcgtgaggagctaaatattttcttttactttcgttgtgtaggtggtaatatgttaTTGTAGGTATGAAGTCCCGTTATATTTTGGCACTTCAGGTATTTTGAACCACTTCGAGATTAATTCTGATACCGCACTCGGCTTGTACGGCGATTGAGTATACTTTTTCGAGTCCGgacctttcaatactggtggcgcTCCctggatttggtccatgcgggcgtttacttccctcataaaccttaaaagttcattcttgaacggGTCGTTCTTGTTGTTGAGACCGGATCCGCTCTCCCcagccccgtcggagccaacttcatccctgggagtgttgttgtcgccTCTCTGCGTTGTTTGGTTTGCAGAAACTccgggaggaattggatctcgtctgtttgcattattcaaAGCCCCCGATAGTGCCTGCTTCagctccgtcataaccttatcctgccgcgtgagatggcctaaaATGACCgcctgttgctcttgcaggaccttCACCGCATCCGCGACATGCTCCTAATCAACATCATCAGGAGTTGTCTCCCGAACCTATCGAGGGTACTGCCTGTCATGCACCGACATGATGTCAttcccctcattgcgggtgtcactgattgaattcTCGAAATGAGGCCGCCCCCCTCGAATTTCAGAGTTGTACGtgtcgttaacagtgttatctgtcattttttgtgattttttctaagacaaaataatcaaatcacgtagtaaaaaaggcaagaatcaatttaattgcacgactgtctagaccccacggtgggcgctaaactgtttacccataaaacggtacagttgaatttatacgtggtttctagacaagtgaactaatttgatcctgaaataatgcaataattgaaaaaatgtacaatacttagccttaaaatgtagatgaaataacagaaatgacaGTTCCGGGAACAACGTTTCTGGGTACAGCAATGATTAgatcaaaaagtaaaaaatttgtGTACTCTACAATTATAACCggactcactatttatagctacgtctAGGGAAGGatgtcctaggatcgtgccctcctttaatgtcaattatgagggtcatagATGATATAATGGTGAACATAAAtaccaaattctctgtaacgggccgtcgctcttaatgctgcagaatattccttattaaatgctaccggccacagagcatttaatacatctttatgaacgttattccttccggtgacaagcgaaaTGGCTGTGTTCGGTATTCGGCCATCCCCGTCTTGAATTTCACTTGTCTTTTCTTTAAATGACCACGTGTCATagcatatttcaccctatacataATTATTTTGCCAAACTAATTGGAAATTGTACTAAAAGGAAACAAGAGAATTTCATAAGAATTTTCTGTACTATTGAACAATTAATGAATGATTTAAAATTTCAATAGTTAAACGACGAAATTTACATTAAAGATGGACAAAATCGTATGACACAAAGTAGGTCTACCATCACTAAATTATTTATTCTGTTCCATTTAGAATCATCTAGGAGCAGGACAACTGCAAGCTCGGGTCGTTTAGCTTCCGTAAAAGAAAAGAGAAGGGTGATATCATGAAAAGATAAATTAACCGCAAGAAAATTACTGTAGTTTTTCACAGGGCCTCCGCTGGAGTCTTGATTTGGTAGTTGATAAAGTAAGATCCGGAAGATTAATTAAATCCCTTAACTTTTTCGTCTATCAGCTCTAAGTATTCTCTGCGTGATTACTGATGGATTTACTATGCATTTGGCTTTCCTATTTATAgcaataatatattatttttggaacATTAAAAATTATTTGTTGAATTATACAAATAATTTGCCCTTGAAGTCAGGAGATGTAAAAGCTGGGTGTCTCTGTCGGTGGTAATAGTGAAGAGAACCTAAAATTGTTTATCTTACAATCAAACGTCAGTTACAGAAAGCGAAGCACCACTCTGCTAAAGAAATATACTACTAAAGAATACTATACTACCACTCTCACTTCTTCTCCGTCTGCCTGCTCTGTTCTCTACTTTACAGCCATTTCTTGTTTCTAGCAATTCTCCCAATTGCTAGATTCAGTCTCCATTTCTCATCAAATGCTTCCTCCTTACTCAGCCGACGAGTCCCTAGAAGCCGATGAAACCCTGCGCAAACCTCCCAAAGCCAATAGCAACGACTTTCTCAAGAATGCACTGAGCAATTTCCAGTACCAGATTTCTACTCACCCACGTTTCTGGCTTTTCACCTTTTTCCTCTTCTTCCAACTCGTAGTTCTCATTTTCACCCGCAATTCCCCCTTCCCCTTTTCAACCCACTCCCCACCCCAATCCCTCCCCCACTTCCCTTCAGAAACCGCATTATTTGCCGACATACAGAAACCCCATCATGATCCAAATGCTATTTATCCCTTCGGAGACTCCGAATGCGAGTACGGTCGTGTTTATGTTTATAATCTACCTTCCAAATTTAACAAAGACTTAGCTTTAACTACCTGCGACGATCTAGACCCATGGAAGTGGCAGTGTGGACTTGTCACCAATGACGGATACGGAAAGAGATCAACGGACCTCGCCGGAATCTTGCCGGGTAATCTCTCTGCAGCGTGGTACCGGACAAATCAGTTCTCCTCGGAGGTAATATTTCATTACCGGCTTTTAAACTACAGATGTAGAACAAACGACCCGGATTCTGCTACTGCTTTCTACATTCCGTTCTACGCCGGACAAGCAGTGGGGAAATACCTATGGACCGATGAAATCGAAAATCGTGATTTGCTTAGCAATAAAGTACTGAAATGGGTCCAGAGGCAAAAATACTGGAAAAGATATAACGGGTCGGACCATTTCCTGACTCTGGGTCGGATAACGTGGGATTTCCGGCGATTAGGTGACCCGGAGAAACTGTGGGGGTCGACTTTTCTCAATCGGCCACAGATGCAGAACGTTTCGCGTTTCACCATCGAGAGGGCTCCATGGGATGCAAATGATATCAGTGTACCGTACCCTACTGGATTCCACCCTCACTCCGAGAAAGAACTCAGGGAATGGCAGAACTTTGTGCTTTCATATAACCGCACGAGTCTTTTCACGTTCATTGGCGCAGCGCGTGGGGATATCAACAGCGATTTCAGATCGAGGTTAATGAGTTACTGTAGAAACGAGTCGGACTCGTGCCGAGTCGTTGACTGTGCCGTGACTCAGTGCTCTAACGGTTCGTCAGAAATCCAAGAAGCACTTTTGAGCTCCGATTTTTGCTTACAGCCGAAAGGGGACAGCTTGACTCGGCGGTCGGTTTTCGATTGCATGGTGACCGGTTCAGTGCCGGTTTTTTTCTGGCGACGAACGGCTTACACACAGTACCAGTGGTTTTTACCAGAGGAACCGGGGAGTTATTCGGTTTTTATAGATCCTGAAGCAGTGAGAAATGGGACGGCTTCCATTAAGGAAATATTGAAAAGTTACAGTAAAGATCAAGTAAGGAAAATGAGGGAGAAAGTAGTAGAAACAATTCCAAGAATAGTGTACGCAAGGCCAAGTGGAGGTCTTGGGACTATCAAGGATGCATTTGAAATTGCAGTTGAAGGAGTATTGAAGAGGGTTAAGGATGAAAATGAATGGAAGGAATACGTGGATATGGGCAGTTGAAGATGATGAGTTTATAATTTGGGAGATTTGATGAATGTAATGTATATAATTCTTTCCCTTAATATTGAGCTATAAGTATAATCATATAAATACAGGGACAAGTTTGAAGCAGGACGGGTAATTCTGTGTGGCTGCTGCTGATATGATTCTCAGTTTTTAGAATCAGCTTAGGTTACTGGATTATGGCGAGCTCGGATTTTATACATGTTAACGTACCAAATATTTTTAGAGGTTTGATTTAAGATCAGACGAAAAAGTGAGGTCAAGTGTTATCTGCGGGTAAGAGTTATATATTGATCAGATtttggcaatttcttttctgttTATGTCTTTCATTTCCATGTACTAAAATAAGGGTTCATTTTGAAACATGTCTTCTTGTTTCTCACATTTATAGTAGTACTAACTTTTCTACCTAGTGCAGACAATTACATTATACCTTATCGTCTGTAGCTAACAGTGTTTAGCTTCTCATCGAGAAAAGAAATCCTTAACTTTAAAAAATACTGCATTTTAATCTTTCGCATTCGCACTCAATATAATGTTGTATCTATGTATACGGAAAATACGACAGGTTAAAGCTTCATCTTGAGTTATATCAAACCAAGGTTCGAAGATACATCGTTGAGCTCGTGACCCCGGGACTGAACGAAATCGAGACCGAACAAGATCGAGGGAAATTTGCCTAGCCAAATAACAGAAGGACGAAATATCGAGGTTCGAAGATCGACAAgaccatcagatttgccctcgaTTTTACCGAAGACACAACCAATCCTGCTTCTGACAGCCTCGAAGAAAAGTTTCGCCAACTCATCTGATAAGGATCCGCGATTCTCGCCATTAACatcattatggcagaaatcaTAGAATTAAATAAAAAAGGGGGCCAACGATCTACATAATTTATTATAAAATGTCTTAAAAGTTTCATTTCCCTAAATATATAGAGGAAACTGAGTAATTCATGGACACATTGCAACTTACTTCAAAGAACAACATACTATTTTTCcagctttgttcatattattctggCTTGAATAAGATTACGTCTAAATTCGAAGGAAGTTAATCCTACGAGGCTTAAGTTGTTCAATATGCAtagtttgtatttatttttctatttattcttccatattaaatctgatttcgagctttgtatcaaattatattacatataaattcaattgttatccaattttggaAGTAAACCTTAGCCTAGAATGTGATTTTAGCTAATAGAACAATTTTAGAAGGCAAAATGGCAGACTTTGAAAGTTTATCATACTTTTACCGACACAAAGGGAGAAAAATTAGAGGAAAAACTCTCGCTTAAACTTGAAGGGTGACAAGAAAATTATTGCTTAAACTCCATTAATAATTTCATATGGGAAAAGAATTGAGGTCGTTTGCTGGTACTACGTGAAAGAAAGGCTCGAGGTAATTAAGTAAAATGACATAATTCAACGTGCATAAGCTAAATGGAATTTACGGGCTCATCGGGGCCAACCTAGATGTCAGGacccaaattaaaagaaaataaaaaaggtaTAATCTCTAGCGGAAGGGAAATTAATTCGTTTGATATGTAAATCGAACTTAGGGGTATACATAGGTCGGGTGTttgtttgtattttttttattatcaaaccaaaccaacaaagtcgggttttCAATCTCGGTTTTTCTCGGGTTTTCGAGTTTTTTTTTCCAGTAAAGTCTTCAtaacataaaatatgtaacttgtgctctaaatatttcttaagtcttagtaaaatacaactatataatgtatgttccaagaaactaacacaataatatgagataagtcatagcattatactaaaatattcaataacaaagataataaaattacatCAAGCAAATTTTGCTAATTAATAagtcataataaaaattaacataatttaaaaatactatatatgtcatgctaaaataagtatagctaataagtactaatattaattacataattaagcactaaagaaaaagataaactaagttatgcactttcattataaaccaatgtaaaactaaaataattatccaacactatcgtcattcctagtgttgaattgaatttcttttgttatcattagtattgatttgaactttgtttgagttactatatttatgggttataaaatttatttaccattcaagaatgttaagtctaaacttgaaataatacgttaaaagataaaactgtgaaaacgtttaagaaatatttataaattacattacaataaatatttatatgtataaaatatttttaaaaattatatgaatgtactatcgggttggtttggtttcggtttgacttttttagttaaaaccaaaacaaaccaattatggtcgaattttattttccaatatcaaaccaaaccaaaccaaaccacatCGAATTTTTTTTCCGATTTGACTAGGATTATTAGTTTGGTGCGATTTATCGGTTTTTTTTGTAAACCCCTAATCGAACTTTTCCTAAAATCTCATCAACTTCCATAGAAATTTAACGACTTCATTTGCAAGAGATACCATCACTTCCATGCGTTAAATTGATTTGAAAATTAAGTGTAGTCACCTAGTATTAAAATTGATCCGCTGATTTCTAGGTAAGACCAAACAGATATCATAGGAATAGCATAGTTCTTGTACCAAAAATAGTAAAAAACTCGGTACTCTCTGTTCTCTTCTCTACTAGTTCAACTAATAGTGAAGGTACAAGTGCGGCAATTTCTCATATAACTTCAGAAAGCAAAGCTGTGGTAAAACGCATAAACCAGACTAAAAAAAAAGATATTGAAAAGGGAACTGCCAAAAGATGTACACCGTCAGGAGTAGTATGCATCTTTGGTGTTATTCCAGGGTCTAGAAGGTGTAGAAATTAATCTTGGCGTACAAGCAGCCAATGAATAGAGTTTGATTCTAATAATATCAAGAGCATAGCAAACTTTGACCCGACAGTTGATAGGCTAAAATAATTCTTTGAAAGGCTTAACATGTTGGAGCAGCATGCATGGAAAATCTTAGTAGCGTTGGTTACGTGAGCTTTTACTTTATCGGTCAAAGTTCTATTTCTTACCTTGTAATAATTCCCTCCccgttttttcttcttctacccCCAATTCGAAAAAAAATATTGGAGCCGCCTGAATACATAGGCGGCCCCCTAAACTTATCCATTTTTTTTCGCTTAGACACTCATAAAGGTCCAtgtttttttatgatttttggcTCCAACAACCTCACGTTCCTTATCATGTCCagcttttattttaatatttaaaggAGGACGAGAAGAACGTTTATTTAAGATGGACTGGTGGAGAACTTGGGGCACAAACAAAAGAACGATGTAGCACATAGGACCATTGAATTGAAAAGTCTTTGTTGACTCAGCAACCCATCATATATAAACCAACCAAGTGCAACAAGGTTCAGATATGTCCTAAAAAACAGAAAATGGAAGCAACTTTGTTGTATACTTCTCTCTCTATCTTCTTTCTACTTGTAGCTCTTGTTTCCTCAAGACGAAGACAACTTATTAACCTCCCACCAACCCCAGCACTTAAACTTCCTATTATAGGCCATCTCTATCTCTTAAAACCACCTCTGTATCGCACTCTTGCAAAGCTCACAACTAAATATGGTCCCATTTTCTCTCTTCAATTTGGTACCCGTCTTGTTTTGGTAGTGTCCTCCTCATCTGCTGCTGAAGAATGCTTCACCAAGAACGATATTGTTTTGGCCAATCGCCCTCGTTTAATGATCGGCAAATACATAGGCTATAATTATACTACACTCTCTGGTTCCCCTTATGGTGATCACTGGCGCAACCTTCGCCGCCTCTGCGCACTTGAAATTTTCTCCACTAACCGTCTCAACAATTTTCAGCCAATTAGACAACATGAAGTCAAGCTTCTTGTTCATAGAGTATTTCAAAACTCGGGTGGGAGTTTTGGGACCCCTGTTGAACTTAAGTCCAAGTTATTTCAGATGTCGTACAATATTATCATGAGAATGGTAGCTGGAAAGAGATATTATGGTGAAGAGGTAGATAACGAGGAGGCAAACCATTTTCGGGAGCTTGTAGAAGAGGTTATTTCATATGGGGGTGCATCAAATCCCACGGATTTCATGCCTGCAATATTTCGTTGCTTTTTCAGGAGTATGGAGAAGAATTTGGCCAGGCTTGGTAGCAAAATGGACGCGCTCTTGCAAGGCTTGATTGATGAACACCGTCGTGATAAAAGCAGAAATTCCATGATTGATCATTTGCTTTCTCTGCAAGAATCAGAACCAGAATATTACTCTGATCAAATCATCAAAGGAATAATATTGGTAAGCTCTCTTCACTACTGCATCTCCCACTCTATGTTTAAATTGAGAATCTTTGTTTAACTTAGCCGCAGGCTAATCATCCCAATTCTTGATTTAGTGAACGTTGCTCTGGATTTCCTGTTCTAGATGTACAAGATATTAGAATGTCCCCATTGGTTGAAGGATAGGATTGTTGTCTCTTTATATGGTTTGGTCAATCCTTAGCTCGTGGGTTGAAGGACTGGATTGTTGTCTCTTTATATGGTTTTATCTAATCATCATCTCATGAGCTAGCTTGTATGGTTGAGTTAGTACCATGTCCATCTTCTTGACATGATGTATATAAAAGGCTGCATCCGTTGCttgaattttttatatttatactaagCAAGAAGCAATCGTCACCAAAACATAGTATAACTGCCTTTGTATCCACTGATTTAAAGTTATAGATTGTTGCTGCATATAGAACCCCGGGAATATCAAAATATCAACTTACAAAAGCAGTTGCCGGACACTTTTCTCATTAACTAACAACTGCAGGTCATGCTGAATGCGGGGACTGAAACATCATCTGTAACAATAGAATGGGCAATGTCTCTTTTACTCAATCATCCAGAGGTGTTGGAAAAGGCCAAAGCTGAAATAGACGACCATGTGGGTAAAGATCGTTTAGTGGATGAAGCAGATTTACCCAAGCTGAAATACCTTCAAAGTATTATTTCAGAGACACTTCGATTGTACCCTGCAGGACCAATGCTAGTGCCTCATGAATCATCTGATGATTGCACTATCGCTGGGTTGCACATTCCACGTGGCACGATGCTATTGGTGAATGCTTGGGCCATCCACAGGGACCCATTACTTTGGGAGGATCCAGAGAGCTTCAAGCCAGAAAGGTTTGAAGGTGTGCAAGTGGAATCATGGAAGCTATTGCCATTTGGAATGGGAAGGAGAGCGTGTCCAGGTTCTGGACTTGCTCAACGTGTGGTTGGTTTAGCTTTAGCAACTCTAGTGCAGTGTTTTGAGTGGAAAAGGGTAAGTGAAGAGATGGTTGATTTGACTGAAGGAAAAGGTCTCACCATGCCAAAAGCTGAGCCACTCATGGCTAGGTGCGAAGCTCGTGATATTCTTCACAAAGTTGTTTCAGAAATATCCTAATGTTTCAGAGTGTTTCTTGCATTTTTTTAGTGCTCCATACCTCTAGTTTTTAGGTTAGAAAGGTTTGAGTAATAAAGTACCATGTGTCTTCATTCTCTCATATAATATGCGCTATGTAAGTTTCTGATTTGTTACTTAGATACTTTGGATTAAATATATGAGGTGCTACTTCTTTTTAATGGTGTAAGTAGAGGCTGATGGATTCAACAGAACTCATTATTTCGACTGCACATGTGAAAAATCACTATATGTCAACAAATATTAATTCCGAACTCATAATTTTAAATGTATAGTGGATCAGTAGTAAGAACCTTAAAGGTTGAATCCATCAAATATatatcctggatccgcctctgggtGTAAAAAATAGAAACAAGGTTTATTAGCCTTTGGAGTCAGTTACAACTCCCAATTGCATCAAGTACTCGGAAATGTTTGTTCTTCGGTGGAAAGGAAAATAACTTCATTTCTTACAAGGAAGGCAGGAACTGACCAAATATGTAAACTTGCTGGTATCCTCACCGTTGAACCTCCTTCCACGCTTCACGGAGAAGCTGGTATCTGACAATATTTCTAGCAGGTTTTGCTAAATTTGGATAATCCTTGAAGCTATCAGCGAGGAACGAAGTAAACGGTGAGTCCAGCTCATCAAGCTCAACATCGCTGGTGTACGTTTTCTTGAGTACAGATGACCCCCTAATCTTTGGAGCTTGATTGCCAACCTTCTCTATAAAAATAGTGAGAGACAATGCCGGAGGAGGTGTATAGACAGGCAATGTGAAAGTGCACGGGAAGCTAGTCAGCAATTCTCCAGGAGCATCTTTTACATCCTTAATCAGGAAAAATATGGTGTAAGAAAGGGTATGTGACTTCACGTTAATAAGCTCCGTAAATAGGGCAAAAATTGCTCTGAGCATTATGGATGACGAAATATTGGCTTGCATAAATCTGCTTGAGATAAACAAAATGAGAGGGAAAACTTACTTCGGAATCCAGGGCCTCAAGGACATTCATTGGAATTGGATCAGGACGGAAATCATCTGGAACAAAATTGGCGAGAACTCTTTTGATCAAAGCTGGACCAAGTATTGGGCAGACCTAGTAACAGCAAGTTCAAAAATTATGTATGGAGAAAATGGATTTGCTAGAGATTGATCTGTTGATAAATTTAAAGGGAAATTTGGACTAACTTCTTTTCTTGTGGATGCATCTATGAGCATTTCAAATGGAAGCATCATGAGGTTGCTCAATGCATTAAGGAAACGAAAAGCCTTGAACGATTCTGGTTTCTTGTCATTCCCAAATATGTTATTATACTCTGGTGAAACTTCATCTTGAAAGCCAATAAGATCTGTAAGCCATCCAGACCAGCTCCCAACCTATCAACAAACCAAAACGGTCATAATCGATAAGTAAATACTCCCTTGAACCAAAATACAGTTGAGAAAAATTTAAACTTGTCATATTTTCATGTATTTTTAGGGAAAGAACTCAAGTAGTGGAAACTAAGTATAAACAACTGTATTCTCACTTTTTCATAAAATGCTGTATATTTTTCACCAAATATTGGCCCATTTCTATTAGTGTAGCTCTGGTTAATTAGTAGAAGTATATTATATAATCCTTCAGGAATGATAAACTAGCATGAAACTAGGCACACTAAAGCTAACTTTTTCTACTCACAGCATTTTTCAACTGTGCACCAG containing:
- the LOC104120547 gene encoding xyloglucan galactosyltransferase XLT2-like, coding for MLPPYSADESLEADETLRKPPKANSNDFLKNALSNFQYQISTHPRFWLFTFFLFFQLVVLIFTRNSPFPFSTHSPPQSLPHFPSETALFADIQKPHHDPNAIYPFGDSECEYGRVYVYNLPSKFNKDLALTTCDDLDPWKWQCGLVTNDGYGKRSTDLAGILPGNLSAAWYRTNQFSSEVIFHYRLLNYRCRTNDPDSATAFYIPFYAGQAVGKYLWTDEIENRDLLSNKVLKWVQRQKYWKRYNGSDHFLTLGRITWDFRRLGDPEKLWGSTFLNRPQMQNVSRFTIERAPWDANDISVPYPTGFHPHSEKELREWQNFVLSYNRTSLFTFIGAARGDINSDFRSRLMSYCRNESDSCRVVDCAVTQCSNGSSEIQEALLSSDFCLQPKGDSLTRRSVFDCMVTGSVPVFFWRRTAYTQYQWFLPEEPGSYSVFIDPEAVRNGTASIKEILKSYSKDQVRKMREKVVETIPRIVYARPSGGLGTIKDAFEIAVEGVLKRVKDENEWKEYVDMGS
- the LOC104120546 gene encoding cytochrome P450 81Q32-like, with amino-acid sequence MEATLLYTSLSIFFLLVALVSSRRRQLINLPPTPALKLPIIGHLYLLKPPLYRTLAKLTTKYGPIFSLQFGTRLVLVVSSSSAAEECFTKNDIVLANRPRLMIGKYIGYNYTTLSGSPYGDHWRNLRRLCALEIFSTNRLNNFQPIRQHEVKLLVHRVFQNSGGSFGTPVELKSKLFQMSYNIIMRMVAGKRYYGEEVDNEEANHFRELVEEVISYGGASNPTDFMPAIFRCFFRSMEKNLARLGSKMDALLQGLIDEHRRDKSRNSMIDHLLSLQESEPEYYSDQIIKGIILVMLNAGTETSSVTIEWAMSLLLNHPEVLEKAKAEIDDHVGKDRLVDEADLPKLKYLQSIISETLRLYPAGPMLVPHESSDDCTIAGLHIPRGTMLLVNAWAIHRDPLLWEDPESFKPERFEGVQVESWKLLPFGMGRRACPGSGLAQRVVGLALATLVQCFEWKRVSEEMVDLTEGKGLTMPKAEPLMARCEARDILHKVVSEIS